From Triticum urartu cultivar G1812 chromosome 2, Tu2.1, whole genome shotgun sequence, a single genomic window includes:
- the LOC125538754 gene encoding uncharacterized protein LOC125538754 isoform X6 yields MMHDSTVQQKVVQVKIQRNMWNKRHGIKRKGKTKQYNDADDGYRYGHLYTYGMFPLSMPSFNPVNDAEVFNGFGTAYIWDVSSVNGSMLSFNPVNDAEVFNGFGMQSHPNVENRSLGCNEGVVYEEALQNFYAAYQSRNKGRRYVSRI; encoded by the exons ATGATGCACGATTCTACAG TTCAACAGAAAGTTGTTCAAGTGAAAATTCAGAGGAACATGTGGAACAAAAGACATGGTATAAAAAGGAAAGGAAAGACTAAACAGTACAATGATGCAG ATGATGGCTACAGATATGGACACCTGTATACATATGGGATGTTTCCTCTGTCAATGCCGTCCTTTAATCCAGTTAATGATGCTGAAGTTTTCAATGGCTTTGGCACCGCATACATATGGGATGTTTCCTCCGTCAATGGCTCAATGCTGTCCTTTAATCCAGTTAATGATGCTGAAGTTTTTAATGGCTTTGGCATGCAAAGCCATCCAAATGTGGAAAATAGATCTCTTGGTTGCAATGAGGGAGTTGTATATGAAGAAGCTCTACAG AACTTTTATGCAGCATATCAGTCAAGAAACAAAGGAAGAAGATATGTCTCAAG GATTTAA
- the LOC125538754 gene encoding uncharacterized protein LOC125538754 isoform X3 — protein MMHDSTVQQKVVQVKIQRNMWNKRHGIKRKGKTKQYNDADDGYRYGHLYTYGMFPLSMPSFNPVNDAEVFNGFGTAYIWDVSSVNGSMLSFNPVNDAEVFNGFGMQSHPNVENRSLGCNEGVVYEEALQHISQETKEEDMSQGFNRWSSAAKGRERQSHHWKFTV, from the exons ATGATGCACGATTCTACAG TTCAACAGAAAGTTGTTCAAGTGAAAATTCAGAGGAACATGTGGAACAAAAGACATGGTATAAAAAGGAAAGGAAAGACTAAACAGTACAATGATGCAG ATGATGGCTACAGATATGGACACCTGTATACATATGGGATGTTTCCTCTGTCAATGCCGTCCTTTAATCCAGTTAATGATGCTGAAGTTTTCAATGGCTTTGGCACCGCATACATATGGGATGTTTCCTCCGTCAATGGCTCAATGCTGTCCTTTAATCCAGTTAATGATGCTGAAGTTTTTAATGGCTTTGGCATGCAAAGCCATCCAAATGTGGAAAATAGATCTCTTGGTTGCAATGAGGGAGTTGTATATGAAGAAGCTCTACAG CATATCAGTCAAGAAACAAAGGAAGAAGATATGTCTCAAG GATTTAATCGATGGAGTTCCGCTGCTAAAGGGCGTGAGAGGCAGTCCCATCATTGGAAGTTTACTGTTTGA
- the LOC125538754 gene encoding uncharacterized protein LOC125538754 isoform X5 → MMHDSTVQQKVVQVKIQRNMWNKRHGIKRKGKTKQYNDADDGYRYGHLYTYGMFPLSMPSFNPVNDAEVFNGFGTAYIWDVSSVNGSMLSFNPVNDAEVFNGFGMQSHPNVENRSLGCNEGVVYEEALQNFYAAYQSRNKGRRYVSSGI, encoded by the exons ATGATGCACGATTCTACAG TTCAACAGAAAGTTGTTCAAGTGAAAATTCAGAGGAACATGTGGAACAAAAGACATGGTATAAAAAGGAAAGGAAAGACTAAACAGTACAATGATGCAG ATGATGGCTACAGATATGGACACCTGTATACATATGGGATGTTTCCTCTGTCAATGCCGTCCTTTAATCCAGTTAATGATGCTGAAGTTTTCAATGGCTTTGGCACCGCATACATATGGGATGTTTCCTCCGTCAATGGCTCAATGCTGTCCTTTAATCCAGTTAATGATGCTGAAGTTTTTAATGGCTTTGGCATGCAAAGCCATCCAAATGTGGAAAATAGATCTCTTGGTTGCAATGAGGGAGTTGTATATGAAGAAGCTCTACAG AACTTTTATGCAGCATATCAGTCAAGAAACAAAGGAAGAAGATATGTCTCAAG CGGGATTTAA
- the LOC125538754 gene encoding uncharacterized protein LOC125538754 isoform X1 codes for MDHQLRNMLANLSQMMATDMDTCIHMGCFLCQCRPLIQLMMLKFSMALAPHTYGMFPPSMAQCCPLIQLMMLKFLMALACKAIQMWKIDLLVAMRELYMKKLYSISVKKQRKKICLKRDLIDGVPLLKGVRGSPIIGSLLFESQGSGITQAHTLLNSIVLFVGTSVDQF; via the exons ATGGACCATCAGCTACGGAATATGTTGGCTAACCTCTCACAG ATGATGGCTACAGATATGGACACCTGTATACATATGGGATGTTTCCTCTGTCAATGCCGTCCTTTAATCCAGTTAATGATGCTGAAGTTTTCAATGGCTTTGGCACCGCATACATATGGGATGTTTCCTCCGTCAATGGCTCAATGCTGTCCTTTAATCCAGTTAATGATGCTGAAGTTTTTAATGGCTTTGGCATGCAAAGCCATCCAAATGTGGAAAATAGATCTCTTGGTTGCAATGAGGGAGTTGTATATGAAGAAGCTCTACAG CATATCAGTCAAGAAACAAAGGAAGAAGATATGTCTCAAG CGGGATTTAATCGATGGAGTTCCGCTGCTAAAGGGCGTGAGAGGCAGTCCCATCATTGGAAGTTTACTGTTTGAATCACAGGGATCTGGGATTACACAAGCACATACTTTACTGAATTCTATAGTTCTATTCGTTGGCACATCGGTTGATCAGTTTTGA
- the LOC125538754 gene encoding uncharacterized protein LOC125538754 isoform X2 → MMHDSTVQQKVVQVKIQRNMWNKRHGIKRKGKTKQYNDADDGYRYGHLYTYGMFPLSMPSFNPVNDAEVFNGFGTAYIWDVSSVNGSMLSFNPVNDAEVFNGFGMQSHPNVENRSLGCNEGVVYEEALQHISQETKEEDMSQAGFNRWSSAAKGRERQSHHWKFTV, encoded by the exons ATGATGCACGATTCTACAG TTCAACAGAAAGTTGTTCAAGTGAAAATTCAGAGGAACATGTGGAACAAAAGACATGGTATAAAAAGGAAAGGAAAGACTAAACAGTACAATGATGCAG ATGATGGCTACAGATATGGACACCTGTATACATATGGGATGTTTCCTCTGTCAATGCCGTCCTTTAATCCAGTTAATGATGCTGAAGTTTTCAATGGCTTTGGCACCGCATACATATGGGATGTTTCCTCCGTCAATGGCTCAATGCTGTCCTTTAATCCAGTTAATGATGCTGAAGTTTTTAATGGCTTTGGCATGCAAAGCCATCCAAATGTGGAAAATAGATCTCTTGGTTGCAATGAGGGAGTTGTATATGAAGAAGCTCTACAG CATATCAGTCAAGAAACAAAGGAAGAAGATATGTCTCAAG CGGGATTTAATCGATGGAGTTCCGCTGCTAAAGGGCGTGAGAGGCAGTCCCATCATTGGAAGTTTACTGTTTGA
- the LOC125538754 gene encoding uncharacterized protein LOC125538754 isoform X4 has translation MPAKIFQILSTYHRHCRRTLTSGHQEAAPNPTKGSDDGYRYGHLYTYGMFPLSMPSFNPVNDAEVFNGFGTAYIWDVSSVNGSMLSFNPVNDAEVFNGFGMQSHPNVENRSLGCNEGVVYEEALQHISQETKEEDMSQAGFNRWSSAAKGRERQSHHWKFTV, from the exons ATGCCAGCCAAGATCTTCCAGATCCTCTCCACCTACCACCGTCATTGCAGGAGGACTTTAACGAGTGGTCACCAAGAAGCTGCCCCAAATCCTACAAAAGGCTCAG ATGATGGCTACAGATATGGACACCTGTATACATATGGGATGTTTCCTCTGTCAATGCCGTCCTTTAATCCAGTTAATGATGCTGAAGTTTTCAATGGCTTTGGCACCGCATACATATGGGATGTTTCCTCCGTCAATGGCTCAATGCTGTCCTTTAATCCAGTTAATGATGCTGAAGTTTTTAATGGCTTTGGCATGCAAAGCCATCCAAATGTGGAAAATAGATCTCTTGGTTGCAATGAGGGAGTTGTATATGAAGAAGCTCTACAG CATATCAGTCAAGAAACAAAGGAAGAAGATATGTCTCAAG CGGGATTTAATCGATGGAGTTCCGCTGCTAAAGGGCGTGAGAGGCAGTCCCATCATTGGAAGTTTACTGTTTGA